In the genome of Spirochaetia bacterium, one region contains:
- a CDS encoding DegT/DnrJ/EryC1/StrS family aminotransferase, with amino-acid sequence MAQLIQFVKPTLRRKDMQAVLQTMVDERIGPGERKKEFLSLLCTRLDMKGGMALRSYFQALLAALSVCGVHEGSAILTSVLSPAVYGIAARRLGAKLVLCDINRENGCLSTSSALDALSKENDAVLLVDEPYSQIPSEESYHSLGIPVIEDIRESLASSYDGLTAGSIGDIVICAFEEQHILSCGGGAAILYKEESWKKPIHDWFCGTEPWEELPDMNAALGIVQLSTLDAQLERRRELYRLFHDALLKTDHKPFGNGSLDFDTNGWNFPVVLDSKSEDVIKFAEKYHVSCRKMFDKSLGAAVKDKHALFPQAMPALLRAVSFPLYPFLKGSEVDTLIKVISHLP; translated from the coding sequence GTGGCACAGTTAATCCAATTTGTAAAGCCTACGTTACGGCGCAAAGATATGCAGGCAGTCCTGCAGACCATGGTCGATGAACGGATAGGTCCAGGAGAAAGGAAAAAGGAATTTTTATCCCTGCTATGTACCCGCTTGGACATGAAGGGTGGTATGGCACTGCGGAGTTATTTCCAGGCGTTGCTGGCTGCACTGTCAGTCTGTGGGGTCCATGAAGGATCTGCCATCTTGACTTCTGTCCTTTCCCCTGCTGTATACGGTATTGCCGCAAGACGGTTGGGTGCAAAATTGGTACTCTGTGATATCAACCGGGAAAATGGCTGCCTGTCAACTTCAAGTGCCTTGGATGCACTTTCCAAGGAAAATGATGCCGTATTATTGGTTGATGAGCCATATTCTCAGATTCCTTCCGAGGAAAGCTACCATAGCCTTGGGATTCCTGTCATTGAGGATATTAGGGAGAGTCTTGCTTCTTCCTATGATGGGCTTACAGCTGGGAGCATCGGTGACATAGTCATCTGTGCATTTGAAGAGCAGCACATACTTTCCTGCGGAGGAGGGGCCGCAATTCTCTATAAGGAAGAAAGCTGGAAAAAACCGATCCATGATTGGTTTTGTGGCACCGAACCTTGGGAAGAGCTTCCTGATATGAATGCGGCGTTAGGTATCGTACAGCTGTCTACCCTTGATGCACAGCTGGAACGCAGAAGGGAACTTTATCGGCTGTTTCATGATGCACTTTTGAAAACTGACCATAAACCGTTTGGCAACGGGAGCCTTGATTTTGATACCAATGGTTGGAATTTTCCCGTTGTCTTGGATTCCAAAAGCGAGGATGTAATCAAATTTGCAGAGAAATATCATGTTTCCTGCAGAAAAATGTTTGACAAATCACTGGGAGCGGCGGTAAAGGATAAGCATGCCCTTTTCCCTCAGGCAATGCCTGCGCTTCTCCGTGCTGTATCTTTTCCCCTTTATCCATTTCTGAAAGGAAGCGAAGTTGATACACTGATAAAAGTGATTTCTCATTTGCCGTAA
- a CDS encoding aldehyde dehydrogenase family protein: MTDMYDLNRMRAYFAEGNTFPYEVRKRNLEKLFSLTETYEDRLAQALYQDLGKSKEESYMSEISVVRGEIKDCMKHLKGWMKPKKVSSPLTVFPAKSRTVTQPRGLCLIMSPWNYPLLLSLSPLTYALCAGNVAVLKPSRYSTNTSTILRQMLSENFSSDIVQVVEGGHEANQALLEEEWDLIFFTGSKTVGKLVMSKASEHLTPVVLELGGKSPAYIDASANLDIAAKRLAWGKFLNAGQTCVAPDYVLIQKQVFLPFLALLKKHIQEMYTPSPIYNKDYPKIINPKHFDRLVSLLRMGQLNLGGQYDPTTRKIAPTVLVNPELDSPLMQDEIFGPILPVLKVDDFAQAMAFIEKKPTPLAFYLFSKDNGQIKLMEQRLRFGGGCINDCILHLANQNIPFGGVGQSGMGNYHGQYGYLTFSHQKAILEKGYHIDIALRYPPYEGKMKQFKRLLP; this comes from the coding sequence ATGACCGACATGTACGACCTGAACCGGATGCGTGCGTATTTTGCCGAGGGAAATACATTCCCTTATGAAGTAAGAAAAAGAAATCTTGAGAAATTGTTTTCCCTTACCGAAACCTATGAGGATAGGTTGGCACAGGCTTTGTACCAAGATCTTGGAAAAAGCAAGGAAGAAAGCTACATGAGCGAGATTTCTGTCGTCCGCGGCGAGATCAAAGACTGCATGAAACACCTGAAGGGTTGGATGAAACCCAAGAAAGTTTCCAGTCCCCTTACGGTTTTTCCTGCAAAAAGCAGGACCGTAACCCAGCCGCGGGGACTGTGCCTGATCATGAGTCCATGGAATTACCCTCTCCTGCTTTCACTCTCACCGCTTACTTATGCCCTGTGCGCAGGAAACGTTGCCGTACTCAAGCCGTCCCGGTACAGTACCAACACCAGTACAATACTCAGACAGATGCTCAGTGAGAATTTTTCCAGCGACATTGTCCAAGTAGTCGAAGGTGGGCATGAGGCAAACCAAGCTTTGCTTGAAGAAGAATGGGATCTGATCTTCTTTACAGGTTCGAAGACTGTAGGGAAACTGGTCATGTCAAAAGCCAGTGAACATCTGACGCCCGTGGTATTGGAACTGGGAGGGAAAAGCCCTGCATACATCGATGCCAGTGCCAATCTGGACATAGCGGCAAAGAGACTGGCATGGGGCAAGTTCCTCAACGCAGGACAGACCTGTGTGGCCCCTGACTATGTACTTATCCAAAAACAGGTATTCCTGCCCTTCCTTGCCTTGCTCAAGAAACACATACAGGAAATGTATACGCCAAGCCCCATTTATAACAAAGATTATCCGAAGATAATAAACCCGAAGCATTTTGACCGTCTCGTCTCATTGCTCAGGATGGGACAGCTTAACCTCGGAGGGCAGTATGATCCCACGACTAGGAAAATTGCACCGACTGTGCTGGTCAATCCGGAACTTGACTCGCCTCTTATGCAGGATGAAATATTCGGACCTATCCTGCCGGTGCTGAAAGTCGATGATTTCGCCCAGGCCATGGCTTTCATTGAAAAGAAGCCAACGCCTCTGGCCTTCTACCTTTTCTCAAAAGATAACGGGCAGATAAAACTGATGGAACAGAGACTCAGGTTCGGTGGCGGGTGCATCAATGACTGCATCTTGCATCTGGCAAATCAGAATATTCCTTTCGGAGGAGTCGGACAAAGCGGCATGGGCAATTACCATGGACAATACGGCTATCTCACATTCAGCCATCAGAAGGCAATACTTGAAAAAGGTTACCATATTGATATAGCCTTGCGTTATCCACCATATGAAGGAAAAATGAAACAGTTCAAGCGCTTGCTACCATAA
- a CDS encoding chloride channel protein: protein MQRKNTLFHLTWCIRGVALGLIIGPIITLLTDLVLFGTNLRIAHPWLLLTIPIVAVLEQLIRSRSGEKVENSAAQIINLINETFNPIEEKKESNTTFLDDRGLPPVILAPILLVNTFLTHICGASGGKEGAGVQIGSAVSAMAAKAESRVFHTRYDPRLREAYLICGAGGAFAALFSAPLSGCLFGMFFANPRVNRNDTFLPCLATSMSSALSSQALGIPKIAVVTPGLMQFSTAITLKVVLVGVIFGLIGRFFCFFTHELREYFRKISKTKTHSEFYASILLVVLTGIFYLINHDFDYNGLSTPLIETAGEGETPLMAPIYKLVLTAVTVAAGFTGGQIVPLLVIGATFGSTFANLLDMPAACMAMFGAMGLLSSGSKLPMVCFLLGLEMFGTANFVYLFAVTVIAFSVSGNRRIFESQIAPV, encoded by the coding sequence ATGCAAAGGAAAAACACACTTTTTCACTTGACGTGGTGTATCAGAGGAGTTGCACTGGGCTTGATCATTGGCCCTATAATTACGTTACTGACAGATTTGGTCCTTTTTGGCACAAATCTGAGGATTGCACACCCTTGGCTTCTGTTGACCATTCCGATTGTTGCAGTACTGGAACAGCTGATACGGTCCCGTAGCGGAGAAAAAGTCGAAAACAGTGCTGCCCAGATCATCAATCTCATAAATGAGACATTCAATCCGATAGAAGAAAAGAAAGAATCAAATACCACTTTCCTTGATGACAGAGGCTTGCCGCCCGTAATCCTTGCACCGATACTGCTCGTCAATACATTTCTTACCCATATATGCGGAGCGTCAGGAGGCAAGGAAGGTGCAGGCGTACAGATCGGTTCCGCGGTTTCTGCAATGGCAGCAAAGGCAGAAAGTCGGGTATTCCATACACGCTATGACCCGCGACTGAGGGAAGCATACCTGATCTGCGGTGCAGGAGGAGCCTTTGCAGCGTTGTTTTCCGCACCTCTTTCAGGTTGCCTGTTCGGTATGTTTTTTGCAAATCCCAGGGTAAACAGAAATGACACATTCCTGCCTTGCCTGGCTACATCGATGTCTTCTGCACTCAGCAGCCAAGCTCTGGGCATACCAAAGATAGCAGTGGTTACACCAGGACTCATGCAATTCTCCACGGCCATTACTCTGAAAGTAGTACTGGTAGGCGTCATCTTCGGCCTCATCGGACGTTTCTTCTGTTTTTTTACCCATGAACTTCGGGAATACTTCAGGAAGATCAGCAAGACAAAGACACATTCTGAGTTCTACGCAAGCATTTTGCTGGTTGTCCTGACGGGTATCTTCTATCTCATAAACCATGATTTTGACTACAACGGACTTTCCACCCCACTGATTGAAACCGCTGGAGAGGGAGAAACCCCGCTTATGGCTCCTATATATAAGTTGGTTTTGACTGCAGTTACAGTTGCAGCAGGTTTCACAGGAGGCCAGATTGTTCCCTTGCTTGTCATCGGTGCAACTTTTGGCTCCACCTTTGCAAATTTGCTTGACATGCCGGCTGCCTGTATGGCAATGTTCGGAGCGATGGGGCTATTGAGCAGCGGCAGCAAACTGCCTATGGTCTGCTTCCTGCTAGGATTGGAAATGTTTGGTACAGCAAATTTTGTATATCTATTTGCGGTAACGGTAATTGCCTTTTCCGTATCCGGAAACAGAAGAATATTTGAGTCTCAGATAGCACCGGTCTAG